One Hevea brasiliensis isolate MT/VB/25A 57/8 chromosome 6, ASM3005281v1, whole genome shotgun sequence genomic window, CACAAGCACtttttgattttgaatttgaacagtacatgatacagcaaactaattttaggcacgcaacattagcatacaacttagtaaactaatttcacgAGTACACAAATAAGTTAGCTAATGTTATTTAGAGTTTTCTCAACAAATTTATATCACAGCAAATTACTCACACATTGGATAACATGGAGATATATTAAATCaatatgaattgaatttcaagcaagtggttcactcatgccaatttcccttctaattttacAAAAAGTTTCCTCAATGattggttttgtaaaaatatctgcaagttgattttcagaagTAACAAACTCAATTTTGATatctccattttgaacatgatctctaataaaatgatgtctaatctcaatatgttttgttcttgaatgttggactgaatttttgatcaagtttatggcacttgtgttgtcataCCTTATTGGTAcatgattatattttaaaccaaaatcttccaattgttgtttcatccataaaatttgagcaacacaactaccagtaGCTATATATTCAGCCTCAGTTGTAGACAGAGCCaatgaagtttgtttcttactatgccaagaaactagtgcaagactAAGAAATTGACAAttacctgaagtactttttctatcaaatctacttccagcaaaatctgaatcactataaccaacaagattaaatgattcacattttggataccataaaccaattgtgtgtgtgccaatgaggtatttgaagatttttttaactgcacttagatgggattcttttggacatgattgaaatcttgcacacaagcaaacactaaaatgtatgtctggtctagatgcaataagatacaaaagagagccaatcatacctctataaagctttgtatctacttctttacctttctcataattgtccattttaatttttgaactcataggagtgcccatgctcttcaaatcttccattttaaatttcttcaacatatccttgatgtactttaattgatttatgaagatgtcatctttcatttgcttaatttgaagtccaagaaAGAATGTGAGCTcccccatcatgctcatctcaaattcattctgcataatcttagaaaatttcttgcaaagagattctttagcagcaccaaaaattatatcatcaacatatatttacacaatgagcatatcattatgatgcttcttaacaaaaagtgttgtgtccACTTTGCCCATTtagaaatcattttgtaaaaggaatttactaaaCCTTTCATACCATACTCTAGGAGCTTATTTTAAAtcatataaagctttagtaagtttataaacataatttggatgctcatgattttcaaagcccagaggttgtgcaacatacacttcctcatcaatatagccatttaaaaatgcactcttgacatccatttgataaagcagaaaatccttgtaacatgcaaaggcacacaacattctaatagcttcaattctagcaaccggagcaaaggtttcatcaaaatcaatcccttcctcttggttgtagccttgagccactagtctagctatgtttctaacaacattgtctttttcatccattttgtttctaaaaacccatctagtaccaataattgaatgatttttTGGTTTATGCACCAAATTCCAAACTTTGTTTCTCTCAAATTAATTGAGTTCTTCTTGcatagcaagaatccaactttcatcattttgagcttcttcaaaacatttaggttcaatttgtgaaacaaaggcaacattatcaaaatattttctcaattgtgctctagtcatcatcctttgaAATGGATCATCAATGATGTCTTCTTTGGGGTGATTTCTATgaaatctccattctttaggtaaattttcatgttggggctcattcACTTGTAATTCTTCTAAATTTGgtatttcttcattgatttgatcattgtTGGCATTATGGACGTCTATTGTGGtatctccttgagtttcttcatctttgtcatcaatttattccatttcttgacttgatattacATTTTCTTTTTCAAACACCTGCTCATCATTATCATaaaaaacatttttccttctaatagaaAGGTTAGCCttatcaaacaaaacatgaatagtttcctcaataactaacGTTCTTTTATAAAACACCCTAtatgctttactctttgttgaatatccaagaaagattccttcatcggatttggcatcaaatttcttcaagttatccttcttattatttaaaatatagtacttacatccaaatgctttgaaatatgaaatatttgattttcttcctttccaaagctcatagggggtctttttcaaaattggtataatcaaaactctattcaacacatagcaagaagcattaatagcttcagcccaaaaatactttggcaaattattttcattcaacatggttcttgtcatttcttgcaaagtcctatttttcctttctaaaaccacattttgttgtggtgttctaagagctgaaaaattatggttgattccatgtttatcacaatatttttcaaataaatgaatttcaaattcagttccatgatcacttcttatagatgtgatgcaaaaaccttttccattttgaaccattttactaaaagagatGAATTTCTCGaaagtttcatctttgtgagcaaagaagaatgtccatgtatatcttgaatagtcatcaacaataactaaagcatatgtctTCCCACTAACACTAGCAAGAGACACGGGTCCaaacaaatcaagatgaagcaattctaatggcctagtggtagaaacaatatttttagatttaaaagatgctcttgtatgctttcctagtgcacatgccctacattgaaattcattttcataattaatcttaaGAAAAcctttaacaagttctttcttggATAATTTTGAGAGTGTTTGCATGCTTGCATATCCTAACCTTCTATGCCATAAATAACTAGAATTATcaaaagatactagacatgtaccataaTTAGTTTCAaagttattcatgtcaagcaagtaaacattattagatctatttgcaatgaacaatgtgtcattatctaagttGTTGATTGTACAAAGAGAAGAagtgaactttacctcaaaacctttatcacaaagttggcttacacttagcaagttgtatttcaaaccttcaacaagtgACACTTCTTCAATgcaaggtttggttccaattgtgccattcccaattatttttccttttcctttatctccaaattttacatgtCCTCCATCTACCATTGtaatttttgaaaacttgtccttttcaccggtcatgtgctttgaacaaccactatatatataccatttttcactttccttcatccatttgaaacaaacctgaaatttaatcatttagcttaggtacccaagcaactttgggtccttgggggttagtgaccttaggtaaggttccctttggtacccataccttctttaccttaagaagACCCTTCCTAATGCAtaagaactaatcatatgaccccttttattgcaataataacatgtgacattaggcaaggaggatgtagatactttaatgaaatgattcttgtatttaccatagttcatgaaaccattaaaaccaattccatattttttatttgaaattctttggttttcaagaagtacatctagagtttcttttccttttgtaaatttttccaaattatttgtcaaagattctactttagcttcaagaactttatttttctcaatgagcttttcacaagtttcttttgagtttttcaactccaaatctagctctttaaacaaagcaatttgtcctttgtaaaattcattttctttatacacattggacatggcaatattttgtgatctctcaatgattcaatttctaaattcattttagtgcactttctcttatagtttctatactcatcatatactttagcaaatgcaagttcaagttcctctacattaggagattcagaagagtttacctcattatcactttcttcttccttttgtgaactttcGACTTTCTCTTCGAATGCTATCATACAGAGGTGAGTAGTCtccttgtcacttgattcatcatttgaagattcttcactgttgctccatactactttcatagctttcttgcccctgtcttcttttcctttcttctttttgagcaatggacatttgggcctggtttgtgacactcataacatacaacttcttcttttgaatccttgaaacgtttatccttgggagtatacttttttaggaatttcttgtatttacttcctcccttcttgaatgctcttttgaattttctggcaagcatagccatttcatcatcatcacttgagttgtcacttgagtcaattTTAAgtacaactcctttcttcttatcttcgtCCTTATTggacttgagagcaatgcttttcttcttcttttgctcattttcaacttcttttgctcattttcaacttcatctttcttatgTACCATCTCATGCGCAATGAGAGATCTAATGAGTTCATCATAGatgaaagttttaaaatccttggtatcttggataactgtagtttttgcttcccaagattttagaagtgatctaagaatttttttCACAAGTTCGGCTTtctcaaatcttttaccaagtgctttgagaagatttacaagatcggtaaaccttgtactcatatctgcaattgattctcctggcttcatttcgaacagctcataatctcggataaggaggtttgctttggactcctTGACGACATCTGTTCCTTCATAAGTGacctcaagcttatcccaaatttccctAGCaaattgacatcctgaaacacgattgtattcatttaggtcaagtgagcaatgcaaaatattaatagctttagcatttatagaaattttctttcAATCATTTTCATCAAATTCATCTTCATTTTTAGGAACTTTAGTATTTCcttgaccattcttttgaggaacatgtggaccatttttaataattctccatgcatcaatatctacagattgtatgaaatttctcattctcacTTTCTAAAATAagtaattagtgccattgaagagtggtggtctagtaaTTGAGTAGCTTTCAGCTAGTAGTGTGAGTATACCGGCAGTGttgctagatgaactagccattggGGATCACTTCAAAGTTGTGACACCTTAAGCAAGAGAGAcagactctgataccaatttgttgtcccaagaTAGTCCAAGAGAGGAGTGAATTGGACtttacaatttttcggcccttgcttgtagcctaatgaaaaattgtgactttgttcaactaggtgctcctttatatatagtgaaagtgatacgtgtttcaataatgtgtccctaaattgcaattcaagcttcaatcaatatttataacaaattttaacataacatgcatcataaaatattcaactaatttctcaatctactcaatatatcctcaagtatatcaactcaatctattcaatcaacattcaatatcatgcatagaaattaaattacacaaaagtaaagagattaagattagagaaatcaaacacaatgatttttatagtggttcggcttaactaggctacatccactctctcaaagaaccctctttgagtctattctctccactatttgctcttttaaaggcaagagaccaaaagccttttacaactttttcaacaccaagcttataccaaggtagcttgaacccttgacaagtgctatctcaagcgctcacactctcaagctttaataggtgcttgtacaacctctcttaaatgcaatttaatgttttaacactcactctcactcaatacaaatcaaactataaagaagagatgagttgatttgccaatggtagctcaaacactTTAAAACTTTTGAATGaaaacaataaatgaaaaatcaagattggagtGTAAATGTAAACTTTCATctagtgtaaaatgaagtaaagaaggtgtatttatagtcccaaatcattttaaactgtttgaaacctttttggaacgttatacactctgttctaggcaaaatagccgttattttatctTTTTGTGCGAAATTgagcaactctgatcatttagcaaactaatgaaattttggcgACAGTACTAAACTAGTTAGCAAACCaatgttttagcaaacacattagcaaacatatattttagcaaacaagttagcaaactaatttaccagatGCCTATTTCAAATTATAATCtttaaaaaatctaatttagaccttaaaaaaaatatatatccaaggtcatgatgagataaaattttatatatccaaggtcatgatgagaaaaaattttataaagtaattgaaagaaaaaattaattttgagctccatttAACTCATACTATCATCTATTCTTTTTATATAAGTCCTAagactcaatttctaactctgtgactttcatacctttactttgagtcttagctttcataatcttgttctttctcatcatggattcatcttgagatgcctttgagtgttcttcctccttagatgctacttcaaagattcttcatgaataagagaaagaatctacacatcacttaaaattgagttagatagattctatttgagttttgttatcatcaaaatcgatgctcattttgagctacacggagtCAACACTATCCAATTCCTTAGCATATTAAAGCAAAGGATTAATCATTATCTCTTTCCTCTCTCTTCTTATgtaacaatattttaaaaaaatgtacAATTCATATCAGTAGTCAAAATTTTCATATCATGTGTGTAACCAACCTCATTCATATCGTGAGCCAAATTCTTCAGTGTGTCCAATCCTTCCAATATAAAATCAAGACCTTGATCCTTCGAAAATGAGAAGGCAGAGGAGAATGTCATAAAGTGCGGAATCCTAATAAAATAACTAGCCTAAAATCTTTAAACTATAGAATAGATATTGATGCAACCAAATCAATCAGGAATCTTACATGCCTGTTTTAAATTCCGCATTTCATACTTGTGTCTAAATTGACTTGATTCGTCACTTTGTTGGAAAAAATCATCTTGAAGGTGTTCATCTGTTTGTTGCCAGTAGTGTAACTAGTAAATCATATAAGCTCACAttcaaaagaaatgaaaaagaaagggTATTAGCAATTTAGCATGACTGATTAACTGATGAGTCAAACTTGACATTTTTATTAGGTGTTGATCCTGCCCATCCTCCAGTTTGTTTGGCTGCTACTGTGGTCCCATCTGGTATGGCTTGTATCCTCTCTGGCAATGCAAGAACCAGATCAGGAGGGATTCCTATTTCTTCTTTTGAAAGCCCTTTGACCTACAATTACAAGCATTCCAATGCAACCATGCTAAGTTATGAGATTGCACTATATGCCCAAAGGAAATAGAAAAGTAACATATCAAGTAGGAGAAACTAAGCATGCCCAGTCATTGGAATGCAGAAGCTAACTATAAATTGGTTTTATTGTAGAGTTACAAAAGGGATCTCCAATTTGCCATGAtgattaaatgtgtaacttccgCCCTTTTTTCACAATCCTCtcttataaaaataatttcactTCTTCAAATTGAACTTCTTTCTTGTAAACTTCAGTTCACAATGTGAACTGCTTGGGACATTCTGCAAACACATGCTAGGTGGATAACAATAACCAATTAATCTAATTAGCATTGATTTATGAGACCATATTTGTCTCCTTTCTCTGCCTTCATTTATAATCATCTGTACACTTCCATTTGTACTTTTCATTAGCTGTTGGTAGAAAGTCTTGTTTTTTCTAGACTCCTTAATAATATCATCTTTCTTCATTTCTGACAAGTTGTCCCACTATGAGAACCCTTATTTCCTCAATCTAAGTCGATAGTCAACAATATCAATTACCAATTACAAAGACACAATAAGAGTTGGACAATCAGCTTTATTTTATTTAACACCAGTAGATTTTGAGGGGCAAGTTGGCCAAGGGCTACCAAATATAAACCTTTCTGTTTTTTTGTTAAAAGTGCTATTATACAACTACTATTAATGGAACAAGCTTATAGCTGTATTAAGACAAACCACTTGATGTGTGAAAACCACATATGATTTAAGGATAATTTCCATTGCCACTTTCACAACATCATACATACTAAATAAATATCCTTCTTTAGTAATTTTAACCATTCTAGACCTCATTTTAAATTAGACACACATTTCAAAgcattaaaaaaaatagaagaagaagaagaagaagaagaagggccaATTCACCTTCTTGTGAGCCAATTTTTTCGGCTTAGGAAGTTCATCCATCAATCGAGCCTTAATCCTACGAACCTCTGCGTTCATTGCCGTACCAGAAGCCCTGTTCTTCTCCATTGCAGCCAACTCAGATTTCTGCATAAATTAATAAAACACTAATATAAACATACATACAGAATTCAAATCCTAGCCTCACTGCTTTCTTCTTCGGCTTGAAAATGCAAGAACTAGTAGTccttattttctttctttccccTTTTTTTGGGTTCTTAAGATCAAAATActacaaaaattttatttaagcCGAGCCAAAGCGCCGAGCCAAAGCTATCAGTTTCAATTCTCAACAATTAATATTTGAGTGAGTATACGCTTATGATTTCATTTTCTTGTGATTTCTTAGCTACCAAACACGAAAAAATTAACAGAAACAGAAGAGGAGAATGAAGGAACAGAATCAAACATGGAGAGCGGCCTCGATGTCAGACTTGACACAGGCATAGAGTTGAGCGAAAGCATCATCGCCATAGGCATTAAGCTCGCGGTGCTTGTCCATGTCGTACTTATCGTATTTCTTGCAGATTTCATCAACTCTGAATAGAATGTCAATGAAGCTCATCTTTTGTCCGGCTTGATAATGTTGATGATGGAAAGAAAGGAAAGGGAGGGAAAATGAGAGAAAGAGAGGATGATGATTCTCTCTCTATTTTTAGCATGATTTCATGCCCTTTAAACTCTAACGTAAGGTCTCTGAATTGTTGGTCGCCTATCTCCATAGCCATAATCATAGAACGTACAATGCGCTCTTCAGAGAAAGAAGAGAAGATTCTTAgcaaaatttacaatttatttttatattttttaaataagcaTGGTTTTGTCTCTctattcattttttatttaatttattattaattataatcaaaataatcaaaatattcctaactctatatattttttaatttaaataatttgattttaagtttttattataaataaaataatttaaattaataaactttttatttataaaatttaaataaaaggaTTATTCTGTTTACAATATTAAATCATTGCAGTTGGAAAATATACAGAGTTAAACATGTTTTGAtactttttattataattaacatTAATCAGATTGAAAATTAGACTAAAAGAGTAAATTATAGGCTTTATTCAATTTTATGgattaaattatacaattttaaaaatataaaaattcaattgtaaattttatcaaattttaagaaacaaattataatttattttttataaattacttttttaatccttatttttttaatgtgattaataattttatttttatttaaaaaaataaattaaaaatccaTATAATTTGATTTCATCAaacattttagttatttttattaaatatttaaatatattttaccaTATTTCATCAATGAAACAAGTTAAATGaaagataaaattttaaataaattttg contains:
- the LOC110665357 gene encoding syntaxin-72-like; translation: MSFIDILFRVDEICKKYDKYDMDKHRELNAYGDDAFAQLYACVKSDIEAALHKSELAAMEKNRASGTAMNAEVRRIKARLMDELPKPKKLAHKKVKGLSKEEIGIPPDLVLALPERIQAIPDGTTVAAKQTGGWAGSTPNKNVKFDSSDEHLQDDFFQQSDESSQFRHKYEMRNLKQDQGLDFILEGLDTLKNLAHDMNEILSLIHEESLK